From the genome of Bubalus kerabau isolate K-KA32 ecotype Philippines breed swamp buffalo chromosome 13, PCC_UOA_SB_1v2, whole genome shotgun sequence:
TGACTTTACTGACAAGGCAGGGTCACTGCCTTCATGGTGGAGGGGGTTCCCTCCCTCCACCATTCTCACAGACTCCCTACAACTCACATTTTGCAAAAATTGGTGGGGCTTGGGGATGGGATGGACTCCTGGCTCCCACTTAGGTTCCTATCCTAGGCCTGCCTCGGTTTCTCCAAAGTCAGTATCTACAggtggcggtctagtggttagcaTTCAAAGCCCCAGGTTCAGGTCAAGTCCTCTGTTTTGGGAGCCCCGACCCCCACTACTTCTTACCCCCTCCAAAGAAAAGAGACTTGTGACAGGTGGAAGGAGGGTCTGGAAACTCAGAACCCCTCAGAAGTGGGACAGTTCTGTTACTGGTTGGGCTTCAGTCTAAACCATACCGAGGGTCTAATTATTAGTAaactcagcccctgctcctttttTTGGCCAGGCTGTGGGGCTTGCAAGATCTTCGTTCCCCGACAAGGGATCCCtccaacctgggcccccagcagtggaagtgcagagtcctaaccactggagcaccagggaactcccagtaaACtcagctttaagcaaactttatAATGGATCAAGTGCAGTTAGAGTCCACtttaggtacttccctggtggctcagatggtaaagcgtctgcctacaatgcaggagacccgggttcaatccctgggttgggaagatctcctggagaaggaaatggcaacccactctagtattcttgcctggaaaatcccgtggacagaggagcctggtaggcaacagtccatggggtcgcaaagagtcggacacgactgagcgacttcactttcacttttcacttttaggtAAACCAGTGTAGGCATGTTTGACTCTTAACAAAAAGATCAAGCCTTGTTTCTGTCCTAATTGTTATTTCTGGAGCCTCAAGATTGAGTTTGATTTCCAAGCCTGATGCCTCAGGTCCAGCTGTCTATCTCTGCGCCTGGTTCCCAGGCTCCAGCTTGGTGGCTGAGTGGTTGAAGGCCATGACTGGCTTCCACTGTCCCAACCTATCTTAAATCCCCTGGCTCAGTTGGTGCAGGACTAGGGTGGGATCTATACCCTGTGGGGAGTTGCTTTAGTGGGTATGGTAGGAGGAAGAAGCCGCTTAGGGCTGACTCAGCTGTGTCAGCAGGTGATTGATGCTGTCGGGGATGCTAGGCTGGGAACCTGCCACCCTGGCACCTGGCCGTGGATCTTCGAGTGCAGGAGGAGCTCCCTGGCGAAGACTGGCTCCACCTGCGGGGTGGGAGTGAGGTGGAGGAATGAGCCAACCTTCTCCTTACCCACCCACTTTGTTGGGGGGCGGGGAGTGACAACCCATTTCCACATGCATTTTCACACAGGAGGTCTTCCAGATCAGAGGTCATATGGCAGGtcaggggcagagctgggactggagGGAGCAGTGAGAGGCTATTTAGAGGGCCTGGGTGGGGGCTCGTTCTCCGCTGGAGTGGAAAGTGACTCACATGGGCCATAATGAGCCGCTCCTCGGGCTGGTCCGGGGGCCCCGGGTACTCCTCGCCAAAGCACAGCCGGATCTGGTATTCAGGCTCCGGGCGACCATCCTGTAGGTGTGCTCGCAGTTCTATGGGCACCAAGATGgtggggtctggggtggggggatCCCATCTGATGCCCACCTTGTGCTCATATCCCCTGACCATGTCCTGTAAATCCACATCCCCCACGTGCCCAGGCCCACTTCCACATCCCTATGCCTGTCTCATGTCTCACTTCTAATTCTCAGGCTCTGTGCCTTGTGCCCTAGGCTCACTATCATGCCCACTGCCACTCACCTATGCCTATCTTGTGCCCAGTGCCCCAATGCCCACCTTATGCTTAATGCCCTAAGACAACACGTGCCCAAGTCCTAGGCTTCTGTCCCACACCCAGCGTCCCAAGCCCGCCAGAAGCCTACACCTCCACCTCCTACAGGCTCATGTCCCTATTCGTTTCCACTCCCGGTGTTTCTGTGTCATGTCCTTTGTTTCCAGGCCCATCCCAGGCCCAGAATTCTCAAACCCGTGGCCCGGCTGTCGCGCTCTTACCCGCGAGGAAGCGGCGCGTGTCGAGCAGCTGGCAGGTGCGCTCGCGCTCCAGTTTGTTGGGCTGAGCGCGGTGCGGGGCAAGCGGGCCGCGCCAGTACACGCGGCCCTGGCAGAGGCGCTTGGCGAAGACGCCCTCGGGCGCCACCCACAGCAGCACGCCGCGCTCCAGGTGGGGCAGCAGGCGCCGCAGCACGTGGGCGCTGGCCGGCGGCTCCGGGAAGCGAACCTGCGCGACCCTCGGCGGCGGCCCCAGCAGTCGTTCGGCGGCCGCGGTGGCCGCGCGCGGGCTCAGGCTGCAGCCCTCGGCCGCCGGCGCTGTGGCTTCGCGCACCAGCTCCGCGCGGTAGAAAAGGCGCACATGCAGCCAGCAATCTGCGGGAAAGGGAGCGGGCGCGCCCGGCGTTGGCGGCGCTGGCTCCCCCTCCATCCACACAACCGGGCAGGGGACCCAGCGGTCCTCCCGGCCCCCACCTCAGGAATTTTTGACACTCTCTCCCGTTAAGTGATAATAATTCTAGCAGTAGTAGTGGTGGTAGTATATAACTGCAGCTTCCAGTATAACAACGGATACATACTTCGAACTACCAGGATGGAACTGGTAGCTGAGCTTCAAAATCCGAGTTTGGGGCCATCAGTACAATGGGGGCGTGATACTGCTGCCCTCCAAGCCCCAGTTTTTGGAATTCTAGGAGCTTTTTCCCAGCAAGGATTTTAGTGCTGGAagacataataataatagcaaccaCAACAAAACAGCAGCCTCCAGTTAGCAGTATGCTCAGTGGTTAGGGCTGTGGGCTCTGTAGCCAGGCCCTTGGATTCTAATCTCTCACTGCCACTTGGGAACTGTGGCCTCTTAGTAACTTTCCCAAGTttactgtgtggccttgggcagggtTCTTAatctctgtgtctggcttctgcatctgtaaaatgccagGAATGGCAGTATCTATCTCACAGAGCTGTGGGGAGACTTAGAAGGATGCCTGGCATAAGCTAAGCCCTCAACAAATGTTCGCTCTTGTTATCTGGAGTCTGCATGGGTGCTTTGGGTGGGAGACAGAGGCTATTTGGCTTCAATCTTGGGCCCTCCTCAGTTCTGCACAGTGGTCAGAGGAGAGGGCCTTCCAGTTCCTTACCAGGGTTGCTGAAATCCTCAGAGGGCAAAGGGCTCCAGGGGTGGACGGGATTCTGTGCCTGGTAgcctggggaaggagaggaagcaaTAAGGCATTGTCTCACCCTGGGTGCCTTTACCCCTACATCAAGGTCACAGAAGAggccagggagggggcagggttGGGTGAGGAGACCCAGTCCTTACTGTGGTCAGCCAAAGGGCTTGGGAGCAGGAAGTCCTGCTGGGCTAGCCTGGAGGGCTGCTCCTTGTCTTTATCCTCTGTGACTAATCCGGATACATCCTGAGCATTGGGAGGAAGGGTGGTAAGGGTAGGAGATGAGACCTGTGGGCCACAGGAGTTCCCAGACAGTCTGCACTGGGGCAGATGGAGGTCTGGGCAGAATGGAGGGCAGCTGGGGTTAATAGGGACTTTGAGGTTTCAGAGCTGAAGACTCTTTCCCCACAGAGGTAAAGAGAGTTGATGGGGTTTTTAGAGATAATGGGGTCAGAGATGAAATTCATTGTGGTAGGGAGAGAAGTGCTAGGAGTGAATTAGGAGATGGATTGACAGAGATGGGGGGGACAGAGCGATGGATGGAATGGGGCACTGGGGACAGTGGAATGAACCAGGCTAATAGGGTGATGGGGATGGAGCAATGGACCATAGATGAAGGAGGAGATGTGTCGGGGTGGAGTAAGAGTGATGCAGACAATGATGGAGACAGAGATGATGGGAGATGATAGAGAGCTAGAAGTGATGAAGGTGAAGGGAATACAATGATGGAACTAGATTTGGTGGCATGAGTGGGGACATACTGATAGACCCAGTGATAACAGGGGAGAGGGggtgaaatgggagaaaataggaTTGATGCACATGAGGGATGGAGGTAAAGGTGATGGAGACAATGGGACAGAGACGGTGGAGTTAAGGAGAATAGAATGAAGGAACTGAAAGTGACAGCAGAGATGGAGTAGAGGCAGGAAGCAGAGCTGATCGAGGGATGGGGACAACGATGGCCAAGACCTGATGGAGAGGATGAGGTGATGCACTGGAGATTGTAGCAGGGGTGGCACGGGCACGAGGTGACTGTGTTGGCAAGGCTGCAGGGGCTACAAGGACATTGACCTGCTCTTCGTTCCTGCAGGCTGGCTCTGCCACTCCTCCAGGGGGCTTCTGCTGGCTCTGAAGAATGCCCTCCTCTTTACCGGGAGCACAAGCCCTGGTAACTGGATGGCACAAGAAATAGTCTGTGGTTTCCTGGGCCCCAAGGTGAATCCCTTCGACCTTGTCTGAGATGATCCCAGCTCACTGCATGATCTCAGGCAAGGCCcgcctctctctgggcctcagtttcctccttttgGAATGGGGAGGTAAACTGTAAGCATCCTTCTGTGTTTACCAGCCCATGATTTTAAGCTCAGTAAGTTCACtctttcccattttccagatgggcaAGGTGGAGTCCTTATTGCCTAGAGAGCCATTCTAAGCTTCTACCTCCAGGGGGCAGTATGGTACCTGGGTCGTGGGCACCATCAGACAGGAGCCGGTAGACCTTGTAGGGGTTGGAGATGTCCAGCTGGCTGCGTTCAGGTACTTCACAGAAGTCAGCACTCTTGTTGAGGGCACAGCGGAGCCGTGTCTTCCAGGTAGAGGGATCCTCCTTGTCAATGCCCTCTAGGTGCTTGCCCTTGTATATGGCCCAGGCCTGAGGATAAGCAGGGGAATAGGAGAGGAATGACCTGGGAGACAGGGCTGGTGCCATGCAAAGGGATGAGGACTGCCTTGGCTccacccttctctctctttctctgcccctaggctcctctgttcctccctccctccatccaacACTTATTTCTTGAGCTCCTGCTCCTTGAGCAAGCTCAAATTATAGACTGAAGGGGGAAGCAAGACAGACATCCCTGTTCTCAAGGAATGCAAGTCTAATGGGAGAAGGCAGCTGCAAACAgctgaaaagaaataattatattcCAAATTATGgattgtgagaaataaaaaataaataatacaacgGGACAAAAAATGATGGCAGTGATctgctagctgctgctgctgctgctaagtcacttcagtcgtgtccgactctgtgcgaccccatagatggcagcccaccaggctcccccgtccctgggattctccaggcaagaacactggagtgggttgccatttccttttccaatgcatgaaagtgaaaagtgaaagtgaagttgctcagtcgtgtccgactcttagcgaccccatggactgcagcccaccaggctcctccatccatgggattttccaggcaagagtactggagtggggtgccattgccttctctggacctgCTACCTGGAGAGCCATAAATAAAATCTGCACCTACTGTACCATACAAAGTGGACTCCAGatgaccaaaaaaacaaaagtaaggtGAAACCATAAACCTAATAGGAGATTATGTAGGAAGAAATCTTCTAGGGGGCAGATAATGTTTCATAAACAAAATTTTGAGGGCATGAACCATAAGGCAAAAAATTTGCAAAGTCTGAATCAGCAAGGGGATAAGATCTAGAACATATGGGAACTCCTgcaaatcaagaagaaacagagaacaaccccgaaagaaaaaaaaatcttatcaaaGAACACCAATGGGTggtttacagaagaggaaaccagtAGCCCATGAGCATAGGAGATGTTGTGACTCATTAGTGCCACAGAAGTGCAGATAAAAGTATGAGATATCACCTCTAAGCTTACAAAATTTAGCCAGTTGGCTAAGCCAGGAGTTGGTTGGGATGTGGACACTGTTAGTGGAATGGGGGCAGAGTTTCTGGAGGGTACTCAGGCATGCCTAGTCCAGTTAAGTATAAGCATAGCCTGTGACCAGAAATTTCAGTTCCCAAGGAATTCTCACAGAAGCTCATGAGGGGACCAGATTCACTGCAGAGTTATTTGTGGTCCAGAAAGCAAATTTGTGTCCATCCCTGGGGAAGTAgatgggtgtgtgtttgtgtgtgtgtgtgtaatagatACCCACTGTAGAGTCTGTACAGCATCTAGAAACAAATTAGATGGACAGAGAATAAGAATGGATCTTCAGAGCTGACCCTGAGTGAAATCAAAGTAAGATACAGAATGAGACCTACAACACAAGATGATGTACGTAAGGACACACACCAAACAGCAATGCCCACTTTGCAAGAACACATATAAACCAAAGATACTCATTAAACACATTAGAATGACTGTTATGGTTGTTGTttgctgttcagtggctcagtcgtgtctgactcttgcgaccccatgcactgtagcccaccaggctcctctgtctatgagactccccaggcaagaatactagagtgggttgccatttccttctccagaggatcttcctgactcagggactgaacctgtctcCTACTTGGCACTTGGGAGCCCGACTGTTATGGTAGAgggactaaataaataaaaaataggagGGACTGCTTTAGAGAGGGTTATCAGAAAAGGCCTCTTGGAGGAAGCAGCATTTGGGCTGAAGCCTGattgaaaagaaggaaggagtcTGACAAAGAACTAGGGGAAGGCTGATCTAGGTAGAAAGAACAGCGAGGGTAAAGGTCATGGGGGTGAGCTAGATTTCAAGGAAGGCCAGTGTGGAGCAGAGAAGTCAAAGGGGAAGACAAGAGATGTCTTGCTCGAATTGATCACATTCAGCAATCAGTGGtggacgggggtggggggttaTTTAACTGATAAATCACACTCAGTCATTGCTCTTGGAGATCCCAGGCTTAGTGGGACACCAGACAAAAGCCGCACTTCCCATGTTGGTGTCTCTTGCCAGTGGTGAGACCTTTAAGGCTTGATTTTGCGGTCTGTAAACTGTGCTAATAATACCTAACGTCACGTGGTTGTGGCAGGTGTAAGCTGAGTGGTCTGGGTACGACGCTTAGCACAGCAGCGGGCACACAGTCCGTGCTTGTTTACTGCAGAACGTGTTCATTATATTCATGATGCTCTAACTCAAAGGTAACCTGGGCTGGAGGCTCGGGGAGCTATCACCAAGCTGAGAGAGGGATCTTTGGGAACATTGCTGTGCCCCCCCCCCCAAGCACACAGAGTGGCGCTTGGCACACaagagatgctcagtaaatatttgtgggatGGACTGAATTTGGCCTTAAAGGATGAGTAGGAAATTGCCAGGTGAAGTGATATTCCTGGCAGGGTAACAGCTTGAGCAAAAGCGTGGCATGAAGCACGCAGAGGACAGTGAGCAGCCTGGTATGACGAGctgatgtgtgtatgtgagggTGTGTATACAGTTGATTCTCATTACTCATGGTAGTTGTGTTTCCTAAAATTTACAGAAACACTGAGTAAGGGAACACTGAACTATCGCTCCTAAAGGAAATACAAGGCTAAGTCCTTGTCAGCCTCTGGTACATCAACTGGTCAATACATCCTGTTTATCAACTAGTCAATACATAACCTTGCTTTATGTGTATTTCTGTTGAAGGACACCTTATTGAATATAAACTGTTGATTCATTAACAGTGAACTTATGGCCAACACCACTATAACTCACATCTGAAAGGAACTTACCTTATACAGGTATTTTCTCCGAAAGTCATATCACAGCCTTCCTGTGCTCAGGAGTCCTACCAAAGCTTCAGCACTGTGTGGGCTTGGGGGTCATTTTAGACAGTGAAATCACCAACAGAAAGCACAAAAAGTATCAAAAATGTGGCACTAAGATTGTCTGGGAAAGGATACCTGTGAAAGGACAGTAGAAGACCTGAAACTACGGCTGTCACCTTGTTAAGCTTCCGCTGGAAATGTGCATACTGGTgacccagttttttgttttttgttttttcattctgtgAATGACTGCAAAAGTGCCTTGAATATCAATCAGGGGATTATACATAATTTCAGCAAGTAAGAGAATTTGTCAATATGCTATCTGTGAAGAATGAGGATCTACTGCATGTGTTgggggaaagggaaagaggaattaaggaaGAAGACAGACTGAAGCTGGATTTTGAAGGCCAAGCATTATCCTGTGGGCTTTGAGGTACCGGGAGGGCGTGAAGCCAGGGGGTCACATGTGTGTGTCACTAGTGGGTTGAAGGATAGATCAAAGCACCCCCAAAGAGGGACAGGAAGGGCTAGTCCACAGAATCTCTCACTTCTGAACAGCACACAGCCTTAAGGTACAGGCCAGGTAACCACCTGTTCGACACTTAATGAGTTCCTTCCGTGAGCCGGGCACTGCGCTCGGGGTCACAACCCATGGGCAGCTGGAGGAGGCAGAATCATACAAGGCACTTGTAATTCATAGGGAAAGTTGTTCAATGGAGGAAGCAGAAGGGATCAGGACTGACTTGGACAAGCACTGAGAGCTTCCTCAATGCTTTAAACAAGTGAATACATCAGGGGAGGCTTGTCTTCAGTAGGGGATGTTTATGCTGAGCATGATGGGAGTTGGCCGGTAAAGGTGGAGAGGGTGTTCCAGGCAG
Proteins encoded in this window:
- the LOC129625827 gene encoding interferon regulatory factor 4-like isoform X1, whose protein sequence is MPSRPGDTGWGERASREQKGKRNFLPRLSLSPPPRCPGGPGARSSVALGFGHPRAPDLVPGALRSPMAGDPWRRDEGKVSDSRRPMAGAGGPLRLREWLVAQIESGRYAGLRWEDAGKTLFRIPWKHAAKQGYQVRQDAALFRAWAIYKGKHLEGIDKEDPSTWKTRLRCALNKSADFCEVPERSQLDISNPYKVYRLLSDGAHDPVTRACAPGKEEGILQSQQKPPGGVAEPACRNEEQDVSGLVTEDKDKEQPSRLAQQDFLLPSPLADHSYQAQNPVHPWSPLPSEDFSNPDCWLHVRLFYRAELVREATAPAAEGCSLSPRAATAAAERLLGPPPRVAQVRFPEPPASAHVLRRLLPHLERGVLLWVAPEGVFAKRLCQGRVYWRGPLAPHRAQPNKLERERTCQLLDTRRFLAELRAHLQDGRPEPEYQIRLCFGEEYPGPPDQPEERLIMAHVEPVFARELLLHSKIHGQVPGWQVPSLASPTASITC
- the LOC129625827 gene encoding interferon regulatory factor 4-like isoform X2, with protein sequence MPSRPGDTGWGERASREQKGKRNFLPRLSLSPPPRCPGGPGARSSVALGFGHPRAPDLVPGALRSPMAGDPWRRDEGKVSDSRRPMAGAGGPLRLREWLVAQIESGRYAGLRWEDAGKTLFRIPWKHAAKQGYQAWAIYKGKHLEGIDKEDPSTWKTRLRCALNKSADFCEVPERSQLDISNPYKVYRLLSDGAHDPVTRACAPGKEEGILQSQQKPPGGVAEPACRNEEQDVSGLVTEDKDKEQPSRLAQQDFLLPSPLADHSYQAQNPVHPWSPLPSEDFSNPDCWLHVRLFYRAELVREATAPAAEGCSLSPRAATAAAERLLGPPPRVAQVRFPEPPASAHVLRRLLPHLERGVLLWVAPEGVFAKRLCQGRVYWRGPLAPHRAQPNKLERERTCQLLDTRRFLAELRAHLQDGRPEPEYQIRLCFGEEYPGPPDQPEERLIMAHVEPVFARELLLHSKIHGQVPGWQVPSLASPTASITC
- the LOC129625827 gene encoding interferon regulatory factor 4-like isoform X3, yielding MPSRPGDTGWGERASREQKGKRNFLPRLSLSPPPRCPGGPGARSSVALGFGHPRAPDLVPGALRSPMAGDPWRRDEGKVSDSRRPMAGAGGPLRLREWLVAQIESGRYAGLRWEDAGKTLFRIPWKHAAKQGYQVRQDAALFRAWAIYKGKHLEGIDKEDPSTWKTRLRCALNKSADFCEVPERSQLDISNPYKVYRLLSDGAHDPGYQAQNPVHPWSPLPSEDFSNPDCWLHVRLFYRAELVREATAPAAEGCSLSPRAATAAAERLLGPPPRVAQVRFPEPPASAHVLRRLLPHLERGVLLWVAPEGVFAKRLCQGRVYWRGPLAPHRAQPNKLERERTCQLLDTRRFLAELRAHLQDGRPEPEYQIRLCFGEEYPGPPDQPEERLIMAHVEPVFARELLLHSKIHGQVPGWQVPSLASPTASITC